The DNA region TGGAGCCTTCTCCGGCAAGCGGGCCTTTGTCCGGTCATGCACACAAGGCCAGAAGCTGAGCTGGGTTTCGGCCTATCAGGGTCACGACTGGCGGGACTGGCCTAACCGCTGGAGCGAAAAGACGGTGCTGGTGATGGAAGGCTTTGAGGTGTGGATCAAACAAGCCTTGGACCAACAGCAGAATCCGAAGCACATCTTGGATAGCTTTCATGCCTTGTTCAGCCAGCTGCAAGAAGAAGAAGCGAGGAGGCGCCTGGATGATAACCAAAGCGCCGTTTATCTCATCATGCTGGAAATGGGCCGGGGCATTGTCCCCCTTTCGCCAGAAGAACGATCATGGCGCGACTTAAGCGGCTGGGTGGCTCAAAGCGGGTCGGCTGCCAGTGAGCATGTGTATATCCTTTGGCATGGCTTGGCTCAACAGCTAAAATAAGTGTAGAATTAAAACTAATGAGTGAACAATAGAAAGGAAATGGCCATGTTTGACTATCATGTGCACACCTCATTTTCAGCCGACTCTAAGCTGCCCATGGAACAGGCTTGCCAGGCGGCTGTTGACAAAGGTGTAACCGAGATTGCCTTTACTGAACATTTGGATTATTATTATCCTAATTGTCCGCTGACGTTTGAATTTGATTATGACGAGTATGCCTGCGCCGTGGATGAGATGAGGGACCGGTTCGGCGGCCGGCTTTATATCTTAAAGGCGGTGGAGATCGGCTTACACTCCTCTGTCAAGGAAAAAAACGAGCAGTTTGTGCGGGGCCATCAGTTTGATTTTATTATTGGTTCCGTCCATATTGCGGATGACCTTGACCTGCACAACGGAGATTATTTTAAAGGAAAAAGTTTAGATGAAGCCTTAGAGCTCTATTTTGAGACGGTGTATGACTGTGTGCGGGACAATCCTTATTTTCATGTGCTCGGCCATCTGGACCTGATCAAACGTTATGTCCATTACTTGCAAGCAGATCCTGCCTGTATTGACTGGCGGCGCTATGACCAGCTGATCGGGGAAACCCTAAAACAGTTGATCAAAACGGGGCGGGGCATAGAAGTTAACATGTCCGGTTACCGTTACAAGTTAAATTGCACTTTGCCGGAGCTCCCTCTCATTCGCTTATACCGTCAGCTGGGGGGAGAGATTATCACGGTGGGTTCCGATGCCCACCATCAGGCTCATATCGCCCACCATTTTGAACGGGCCTACAACCTGTTGGAGGAAGCGGGATTTAAGTATGTGACGGTTTATCGGGAAGGCCAACCGCATTTTGTACCCATAAGTAAGATGGGTAAGCTAACCGAAGGGGGAAGAGATTGGTGAAAATTTATACACGGACTGGGGACGAGGGACAAACCAGCATCGTCGGCGGCCGGGTCTCTAAGGCCAGTGAAAAAGTGGAAGCTTACGGGACGGTGGATGAGGCCAACAGCTTTGTTGGGGTGGCCATTGCCCATCTGCCTGAAGAGGAGCACGAGATCCGGGCAGAATTGGAAAAAATCCAGCATGAGCTGTTTGACTGCGGAAGTGATCTGAGCAAAAAGGAAGGGGCTGAGCGTAAATATCCCTATAAGGTGACGGAAGAGATGGTCACTTTTTTGGAAAAACGCATTGATGCCTACGTGGAGGAAGCGCCGGACCTGGAGCGGTTTATTCTCCCTGGAGGAACCAAGGCGGCTGCCTATTTGCATGTGGCCCGGACGGTCGTCAGGCGGGCCGAACGGCAAACGGTGCGCCTGGCTGAGAAAGAACAGATCAATCCGAATGTGCAGAAATACTTAAACCGTTTATCCGATTATTTCTTTGCCCTGGCCCGGGTGATTAACCATCGGGCTGGGCATAAAGATGTGGAGTATGTACGCAGTGCCAATGTGTTTTCCCGTCGACGTAACAAGGAGTAGAGTGAGTGGTTAACGTGTCTGATTGGTACTGGCTCAACTTGGACAGGCTATATAAAGTAAACTGGACGATTGGTAAAGGAGGATTCTTGGATGGCAAAAGTCACGATCTATCACTACCCCCAATGAACATCATGCCGCAAAGCCAAGGCTTGGCTGGAAGAACACGGCTATGATCTGGATGTGGTGCATATTGTCAACGAGCCCCCGGACAAAGAAACCTTGCGCGAATTATGGCAAAAATCCGGAGTACCTTTAAACAAATTTTTTAATACCCGGGGTACCGTATACAAGGAATTAAACCTGAAAGAGAAGCTGCCTGATATGAGTGAAGAGGAACAGCTTGAACTTTTGGCTTCAAACGGCAAGCTGCTCAAGCGGCCTATTGTGACAGACGGCAACAAAGTGACGCTTGGGTTTCAAGAGAAAACATTTGCAGAGTCCTGGGGTTCATAGTATGATGAAAGCAAATGGTGATGGAGGTGTAAGGGATGAACCTGCCTAAAGAATTGAAATACAGTGAAGAACACGAGTGGGTTCGCGTGGAGGGGAACAAGGCATACATAGGGATCACTGATTTTGCCCAATCGGAGCTGGGGGACATTGTCTTTGTGGAACTGCCGGAGGCGGGTGATGAAGTTGAGCAGGACCAGCCCTTTGGCAGTGTGGAATCAGTGAAAACTGTGTCTGAGTTATATGCCCCGGTCAGCGGCAAAGTACTGGAAGTCAACGAAAATCTGGAAGATGAACCGGAACTGGTCAACTCCGATCCATATGGAGACGGTTGGATGATCGTGGTGGAAATGTCGGACACCAGCGAGCTGGACAAGTTAATGTCCGCTGAAGAGTACGAGAAAATGGTCACGGAAAATGACTAAGAGATGATTAAAATTGCCGTGCAGAGTGAGTGTTCTGCACGGTTTTTTAGACCATTTGAAAATAGATAAAAAAGCAGGGGGTGCTTTTGAAAGAGTTCCCCCTGCTTTTAAGTCTTTGTTCTTAATTTACTCAACTCGTTCACCTATTACAGCTCTTAGTACATTAGGATGGCCTTCGAAATCTTTTGTACCTGCCCCATAGCCGATCTGGGTGACAGTCATGCTTGGCATGGGGCCGAACGAGGTGCTCAATCCTTTAATTATAGCCGCCCCTGTGGGAGTAGTGAGTTCGCCATTTAGATCAGACTCTAAGATAGGCACACCTCGCAGAATTTCCAGTGTAGCCGGCGCCGGGACCGGATAACGGCCGTGATCAATGTGAATGGAGCCCGAGCCCACTACAACAGGGGAACTGAACACCTGGTTAATCTCAAGTTGATCAAGGGCAATTGCCACCCCAACAATGTCCACGATCGAATCAACAGTGCCAACCTCGTGGAAGTGTACTTTGTCGACACTTGTGTTGTGAATTTTCGCTTCAGCCTGAGCGATGGGTTCAAAAATCCTTATGGCCAGCTGTTTGGCCCGACCCGAGATTTGGGACTCCTCGATCATTTTTTTAATCGTGCTGTAATGGCGGTGATGAGCAGGAGGGGTGTCAGGATCAACCACAACATCTACCTTTTGGCTGTAGATGCCTTTTTTAAGCACACCTTTCCGCTCTAATTTAAATGGCTCAATAGGAAACGATTGCAGCTGTTGTTCAATAAGTTCTAAGTCCGCACCTAAATCGGCCAAAGCACCTAAAGTCATATCTCCGCTAATACCGGACAAGCTGCAGTCAAGGTACAAGATCGTAGACATGATATGTTATTCCTCCCCAAGTTGATTAATAAGCGATGCTGAGTAGGCTGCACCAAAACCATTATCAATATTGACCACTGTCACCCCGGAAGAACAAGAATTGAGCATGGTTAAAAGCGGTGCCAGTCCATTAAAATGTGCCCCGTAACCCACGCTAGTGGGAACAGCAATGACAGGCTGGTGGACCAAACCGCCAACTACGCTGGGAAGGGCTCCTTCCAT from Caldalkalibacillus thermarum includes:
- a CDS encoding bifunctional adenosylcobinamide kinase/adenosylcobinamide-phosphate guanylyltransferase is translated as MYCIVGGAFSGKRAFVRSCTQGQKLSWVSAYQGHDWRDWPNRWSEKTVLVMEGFEVWIKQALDQQQNPKHILDSFHALFSQLQEEEARRRLDDNQSAVYLIMLEMGRGIVPLSPEERSWRDLSGWVAQSGSAASEHVYILWHGLAQQLK
- a CDS encoding histidinol-phosphatase HisJ family protein, with the translated sequence MFDYHVHTSFSADSKLPMEQACQAAVDKGVTEIAFTEHLDYYYPNCPLTFEFDYDEYACAVDEMRDRFGGRLYILKAVEIGLHSSVKEKNEQFVRGHQFDFIIGSVHIADDLDLHNGDYFKGKSLDEALELYFETVYDCVRDNPYFHVLGHLDLIKRYVHYLQADPACIDWRRYDQLIGETLKQLIKTGRGIEVNMSGYRYKLNCTLPELPLIRLYRQLGGEIITVGSDAHHQAHIAHHFERAYNLLEEAGFKYVTVYREGQPHFVPISKMGKLTEGGRDW
- a CDS encoding cob(I)yrinic acid a,c-diamide adenosyltransferase; this encodes MKIYTRTGDEGQTSIVGGRVSKASEKVEAYGTVDEANSFVGVAIAHLPEEEHEIRAELEKIQHELFDCGSDLSKKEGAERKYPYKVTEEMVTFLEKRIDAYVEEAPDLERFILPGGTKAAAYLHVARTVVRRAERQTVRLAEKEQINPNVQKYLNRLSDYFFALARVINHRAGHKDVEYVRSANVFSRRRNKE
- a CDS encoding arsenate reductase family protein gives rise to the protein MAKVTIYHYPQUTSCRKAKAWLEEHGYDLDVVHIVNEPPDKETLRELWQKSGVPLNKFFNTRGTVYKELNLKEKLPDMSEEEQLELLASNGKLLKRPIVTDGNKVTLGFQEKTFAESWGS
- the gcvH gene encoding glycine cleavage system protein GcvH; translation: MNLPKELKYSEEHEWVRVEGNKAYIGITDFAQSELGDIVFVELPEAGDEVEQDQPFGSVESVKTVSELYAPVSGKVLEVNENLEDEPELVNSDPYGDGWMIVVEMSDTSELDKLMSAEEYEKMVTEND
- the larC gene encoding nickel pincer cofactor biosynthesis protein LarC, which translates into the protein MSTILYLDCSLSGISGDMTLGALADLGADLELIEQQLQSFPIEPFKLERKGVLKKGIYSQKVDVVVDPDTPPAHHRHYSTIKKMIEESQISGRAKQLAIRIFEPIAQAEAKIHNTSVDKVHFHEVGTVDSIVDIVGVAIALDQLEINQVFSSPVVVGSGSIHIDHGRYPVPAPATLEILRGVPILESDLNGELTTPTGAAIIKGLSTSFGPMPSMTVTQIGYGAGTKDFEGHPNVLRAVIGERVE